Proteins encoded together in one Xenopus laevis strain J_2021 chromosome 6L, Xenopus_laevis_v10.1, whole genome shotgun sequence window:
- the abcf2.L gene encoding ATP binding cassette subfamily F member 2 L homeolog isoform X1, with translation MPSDLAKKKAAKKKEAAKARLRPKKDNEDTAPEEPEQQSTNGSSVTEVDEVTKQMEEFELRKAEARAVTGVLASHPNSTDVHIINMSLTFHGQELLSDTTIELNSGRRYGLIGLNGTGKSMLLSAVGGREVPIPDHIDIYHLTREMPPSDKSALQCVMEVDTERNMLEKEAERLAHEDAECEKLMELYERLEELDAAKAEVRASRILHGLGFTPAMQRKKLKDFSGGWRMRVALARALFIRPFMLLLDEPTNHLDLEACVWLEEELKSFRRILVLISHSQDFLNGVCTNIIHLHNRKLKYYTGNYDQYVKTRLELEENQMKRFNWEQDQIAHMKNYIARFGHGSAKLARQAQSKEKTLQKMMSSGLTERVVSDKTLSFCFPSCGKIPPPVIMVQHVSFRYSPEGPLIYKNLEFGIDLDTRVALVGPNGAGKSTLLKLLAGELLPSDGMIRKNSHVKIGRYHQHLTEQLELELSPLEYMMKCYPDIKEKEEMRKIIGRYGLTGKQQVSPIRNLSDGQKCRVCFAWLAWQNPHMLFLDEPTNHLDIETIDALADAINEFEGGMMLVSHDFRLIQQVAQEIWVCEKQAVTKWSGGILSYKQHLKSRLGDD, from the exons ATGCCCTCGGATCTGGCCAAGAAGAAAGCGGCGAAGAAGAAGGAGGCGGCTAAAGCTCGTCTGAGACCCAAGAAAGACAATGAGGACACCGCCCCCGAGGAACCGGAGCAGCAGTCGACCAATGGCTCCTCTGTCACTG AGGTGGATGAAGTGACGAAGCAGATGGAGGAGTTTGAGCTGAGGAAGGCTGAAGCCCGTGCTGTTACTGGAGTCCTGGCGTCTCACCCAAACAGTACGGACGTTCATATCATTAACATGTCGCTGACCTTCCATGGGCAGGAGCTGCTGAGCGACACCACCATCGAGCTGAACTCTGGCAGGAGATACGGTCTGATTGGTCTCAATGGCACCG GGAAGTCCATGCTGCTGTCGGCAGTGGGGGGGCGGGAGGTGCCAATCCCGGATCACATCGATATTTATCACCTGACCCGGGAGATGCCCCCCAGTGATAAGAGCGCCCTGCAGTGCGTCATGGAGGTGGATACGGAGAGGAACATGCTGGAGAAGGAGGCAGAGAGACTGGCGCATGAGGATG CGGAATGTGAGAAGCTGATGGAGTTGTATGAGCGGCTGGAGGAGTTGGACGCAGCAAAGGCAGAGGTTCGGGCGTCACGGATCCTACACGGACTGGGATTCACGCCCGCCATGCAGCGCAAAAAGCTGAAGGATTTCAGTGGGGGCTGGAGGATGCGTGTGGCCCTTGCCAG AGCTCTATTCATTCGCCCATTCATGCTGCTCCTGGATGAACCAACCAATCACCTTGACCTGGAAGCCTGTGTGTGGCTGGAGGAGGAGCTAAAATC CTTCCGGCGGATCCTGGTCCTGATCTCTCACTCGCAGGATTTCCTCAATGGCGTCTGCACCAACATCATTCACCTGCACAACCGCAAGCTCAAGTACTACACG GGTAATTATGATCAGTATGTGAAGACTCGCCTGGAGCTGGAGGAGAATCAGATGAAGAGGTTCAATTGGGAGCAGGACCAGATTGCGCACATGAAG AATTACATTGCTCGGTTTGGGCACGGCAGCGCCAAGTTGGCCCGTCAGGCGCAAAGTAAAGAGAAAACGTTGCAGAAAATGATGTCGTCCGGCCTAACCGAGCGAGTGGTCTCTGACAAG ACTTTGTCCTTCTGTTTCCCGTCCTGTGGGAAGATTCCGCCTCCGGTCATTATGGTGCAGCACGTCAGCTTCCGCTACTCCCCCGAGGGG CCTCTGATCTACAAGAACCTGGAGTTTGGGATTGATCTTGACACGCGAGTGGCCCTCGTGGGCCCTAATGGAGCTGGGAAATCCACTCTGCTCAAGCTTCTGGCTGGGGAG TTACTGCCGTCAGACGGAATGATCCGGAAGAATTCTCATGTAAAGATTGGTCGCTATCATCAGCACCTGACGGAGCAGCTGGAGCTGGAACTGTCGCCCCTGGAATACATGATGAAGTGTTACCCCGATATCAAGGAGAAGGAGGAGATGAGGAAGATCATTGGAAGATACGGGCTGACCGGGAAACAACAG GTCAGTCCAATCCGTAACCTGTCTGATGGGCAGAAGTGCCGTGTGTGCTTTGCATGGCTTGCCTGGCAGAACCCCCACATGCTCTTCTTGGATGAACCCACAAATCACTTGGACATTGAGACTATTGATGCCCTGGCAGACGCCATCAATGAATTCGAGGGGGGGATGATGCTCGTTAGCCACGACTTCCGGCTCATCCAGCAG GTTGCCCAGGAGATTTGGGTCTGTGAGAAACAGGCAGTGACTAAGTGGTCCGGGGGTATCCTGTCCTACAAGCAGCACCTCAAATCCCGGCTCGGAGATGATTAA